One genomic segment of Cellulophaga sp. HaHaR_3_176 includes these proteins:
- a CDS encoding BspA family leucine-rich repeat surface protein, which yields MIKKSITLLLLFISINLFSQEFTTIWNTNNTESGSSANNQITIPTNPAYTTYNYNVDWGDTTSDSNVTGNITHTYAIPGTYTISISGTFPAIYFNDENANDKLKIIEILSWGTIQWQTMENAFFGCENLNFDAIDSPNLSQVTSLKNMFRECKSFNGIVNSWDVSTITDMSGLFASASAFNRPLNDWITNAVTDMSSLFERTRFNEPLNRWNTDAVTNMANMFNSATAFNQDIENWNVANVTNMQGMFAIALTYNRPLEDWNVANVTDMNLMFFRAREFNQPLGRWDVGNVTNMSRMFDGFLPMIFDQPLNSWNVSQVTDMSSMFRRCQTFNQPLASWVVSNVTNMSKMFESAILFNQPIDDWDVSNVNDMSGMFWGENSSVTMAFNQPLNSWNVGSVTDMSDMFRDCIVFDQPLTTWNVAMVTDMSGMFSNATAFNQPINIWNTTSLTDASSMFLNASQFNQTLENWNVSNVTTTDGMFTSANAFDQSLATWDVTGITTMAQMLNNTSLSQENYDNTLLSWSAQNVETNVPLGANTLNYCDSRDARQALIDLQNWTITGDNVNCSFVLCTEIISPFNGDTNVPANSDIRWNPAPNADGYNITLEIIRGGTRSFIDINGAPADNLDIGNIVGVSFTNEFLPGDTVFVTVVPYNTEGSAVGCQETQFTTIESWVNSPDAFKFTIDTRILDGNSSAVNQLFLETNSSYTYDFSIDWGDNRYDNNVSGQLTHNYLSPGEYTISIIGTYPHHLYRSTNRDNKKLISVDQWGTQPWLDMSYTFWFCDNMVYNAMDVPDLSNVTNMSRMFRRNGLFNGNINNWDVSNVTNMNNMFYQAEIFNQPLNDWDVSSVTTMVNMFETAIAFNQPLNEWDVSNVTNMNTMFIRCDAFNQPLNDWDVSSVTSMKQMFSYTDAFDQPLNDWDVGNVITMEQMFERALSFDGNISDWDVSNVTDISGMFDNAQTFNQPLNWDVSNVEDMSQTFQGTRLFNQPLNSWDVSNVVRMDYMFSSAVLFNQPLNTWNVSSVTNMRSMFNSAAVFNQNINSWNVTNVLSMESMFESAVLFDEPLNMWEVNSVVNMASMFESAQVFNQPIGSWDVSAVANMSSMFKDAQVFNQPLANWNVSSVTLMPFMFEDAREFNRVINNWDVSSVTNMEAMFRNADIFNEPLNNWDTRESLTTASMFQGATVFNQNIDTWETSFVRTMEAMFNDAIAYDQPMNSWNVASVTTMEDMFKNAASFNSDISAWNVRGVTTMEEMFSNATAFNQNLNNWRVSGVNNMDYMFREAFAYNQPMDLWNLGNLSMRSTFYNATALNQYLGDWDVTGVSNMSDILDNTALIRENYDNTLIAWSEQNLTPGITIGVQDLPYCSAQEERQSMIDNFGWTFDQDVRDCPIPECTQLASPLNGDTDIPVNTNITWDAALFAQGYRLTVGTSSGGNDIVDNATITNETSYEFAADFNTGDTVFVTIIPFNDEGDAIGPCTEESFTISNTAATIPECTILTAPLHGATDVAVTTDLSWNPISNADAFKITVGTSSGANDILDAEDVGNVNTFDFTSDLPEDSDIFVTIVPYNDEGDAASCTEEIFHTEIIPVPPTCTNLTTPINRATDVPIDTQLSWAAVTNATGYLVVVGTTSGGIEVVNNADVIGATTYDIPGDLQESRLHYVTIIPYNDEGDATGCIEETFTTGDSTSPPSCGILSAPVDGATQVALDTNLSWNGSDSADGYRLTVGTTSGGSDIFTDDLGDVTTYDLASDLPENETIFVSIIAYNINGSSSGCAEYTFETAGPPECTTLISPSNNDNDIAVDTSIEWNAVANADGYKVTVIGSNSTANNMTDFEVTSGTTFDFANDFIQGETVTVTIIPFNGSVNANGCINESFTIETAVGPTTPACTTLTNPFNGATDVAIGTTQMTWDNVTDATGYRITVSGTANNNVTDLEVTTNSYNFTNTFVNDETAIVTIIPFNGSVNANGCINESFTIETAAVPTTPTCTTLTSPLNGATDVALSTTQMTWNNMTDATGYRITISGTANNNVTDVEVTSNSYNFPNAFVNDETAIVTIIPFNGSVDANGCSNESFTIETAVRPTTPACTTLTSPLNGATDVAVNPAYISWRAINNADGYLLTVGTTPRGNNILDRQDVGLLTEYSFLQDFPNKSTIYVTIISYNSQGDSGICEEETFTTIGEEIVDETKYGFSPNSDGINDYWHIDHIEEYPTNIVTIYNRWGDTVFKIENYDNISNVFRGNANQKTKMGAGRLPSGTYFFNIQIDGESILKKTKGYVILKR from the coding sequence ATGATTAAAAAAAGCATAACTCTCTTACTATTATTTATAAGTATTAATCTTTTTTCGCAAGAGTTTACCACTATATGGAATACCAACAATACCGAATCTGGTTCTTCTGCAAATAACCAAATTACGATACCTACTAATCCTGCATATACTACTTACAACTATAATGTAGATTGGGGAGATACCACATCTGATTCTAATGTTACAGGAAACATTACACATACCTACGCCATTCCTGGTACTTACACTATTAGTATTAGCGGTACTTTTCCTGCTATTTATTTTAATGATGAAAATGCTAACGACAAACTAAAAATAATTGAAATACTTAGTTGGGGTACTATACAATGGCAAACCATGGAAAATGCATTCTTTGGTTGTGAAAATTTAAATTTTGATGCTATTGATTCACCTAATCTTTCGCAAGTAACAAGTCTTAAAAACATGTTTAGAGAATGTAAGTCATTCAATGGTATTGTTAATAGTTGGGATGTTTCTACCATTACAGATATGTCGGGCTTATTTGCTTCAGCAAGTGCATTTAATAGACCTTTAAATGATTGGATTACAAATGCCGTAACTGACATGTCTTCATTATTCGAAAGAACAAGGTTTAATGAACCACTAAATAGATGGAATACCGATGCCGTAACAAATATGGCTAACATGTTTAATTCAGCAACAGCTTTTAATCAAGATATAGAAAACTGGAATGTAGCTAATGTAACAAATATGCAAGGTATGTTTGCAATAGCGTTGACCTATAATAGACCTCTCGAAGACTGGAATGTGGCCAACGTTACAGACATGAATCTTATGTTTTTTAGAGCACGAGAATTCAACCAACCATTAGGCAGATGGGATGTTGGAAATGTAACTAATATGTCTAGGATGTTTGATGGATTTTTACCTATGATTTTTGATCAGCCACTAAACTCTTGGAATGTAAGCCAAGTTACGGATATGAGCTCTATGTTTAGGAGATGTCAAACGTTTAATCAACCCTTAGCTAGCTGGGTGGTATCAAACGTTACTAACATGAGTAAAATGTTTGAGAGTGCGATACTTTTTAATCAACCTATTGATGACTGGGATGTAAGTAATGTAAATGACATGTCTGGTATGTTTTGGGGTGAAAATAGTAGTGTTACCATGGCTTTTAACCAACCTTTGAATAGTTGGAATGTGGGTAGCGTTACCGATATGTCTGATATGTTTCGCGATTGCATTGTTTTTGATCAACCATTAACTACTTGGAATGTTGCTATGGTAACAGACATGAGTGGCATGTTCAGCAACGCTACTGCTTTTAATCAACCCATTAATATTTGGAATACAACAAGCTTAACCGATGCTAGTAGCATGTTTCTCAATGCATCACAATTTAACCAAACTTTAGAAAATTGGAATGTTAGTAATGTTACAACAACAGATGGTATGTTTACTTCTGCTAATGCCTTTGACCAAAGTCTTGCCACATGGGACGTTACAGGCATAACAACAATGGCCCAAATGTTAAATAACACTAGTTTATCTCAAGAAAACTATGACAACACATTACTAAGCTGGTCCGCTCAAAATGTTGAAACCAACGTTCCTTTAGGAGCTAATACTTTAAACTATTGTGATAGCCGAGACGCTAGACAGGCACTTATAGACTTACAAAACTGGACAATTACAGGAGATAATGTTAACTGTTCTTTTGTATTATGTACCGAAATAATTTCACCTTTTAATGGAGATACTAATGTTCCTGCAAATTCCGATATTAGATGGAATCCTGCACCAAATGCAGACGGTTATAACATTACGCTAGAAATTATAAGAGGTGGCACAAGAAGTTTTATAGATATAAACGGCGCACCAGCAGATAATCTCGATATCGGTAATATAGTCGGTGTAAGTTTTACAAATGAATTTCTTCCCGGAGATACTGTTTTTGTAACTGTTGTACCCTATAACACCGAAGGTTCGGCCGTAGGGTGTCAAGAAACACAATTTACAACTATTGAAAGCTGGGTCAATAGCCCCGATGCTTTTAAGTTTACCATAGACACTAGAATACTAGATGGTAACTCATCAGCTGTGAATCAGCTATTTCTAGAAACCAATTCCAGTTATACCTATGACTTTTCCATAGATTGGGGAGATAATAGATATGACAATAATGTATCTGGCCAATTAACACATAACTATTTAAGTCCCGGAGAGTATACTATTTCTATAATTGGCACATATCCACACCATCTATATCGAAGTACCAATAGGGATAATAAAAAGTTGATTTCTGTAGACCAATGGGGAACGCAACCTTGGTTAGATATGAGTTATACGTTTTGGTTTTGCGATAATATGGTATACAATGCAATGGATGTTCCTGATTTATCTAACGTTACTAATATGTCGCGAATGTTTAGACGAAACGGATTATTCAATGGTAATATTAATAATTGGGACGTAAGCAATGTTACCAATATGAACAATATGTTTTATCAAGCTGAAATATTTAACCAACCTTTAAACGATTGGGATGTTAGTAGTGTTACAACAATGGTAAATATGTTTGAAACTGCTATCGCTTTCAATCAACCGTTAAACGAATGGGATGTGAGTAATGTTACTAATATGAATACCATGTTTATTCGATGTGATGCGTTTAATCAACCTTTAAATGATTGGGATGTTAGCAGCGTAACCAGTATGAAACAAATGTTTTCTTACACAGACGCATTTGATCAACCTTTAAATGACTGGGATGTTGGTAATGTAATTACTATGGAGCAAATGTTTGAAAGAGCTCTAAGTTTTGATGGAAATATAAGTGATTGGGATGTAAGTAATGTAACTGACATATCTGGTATGTTTGATAATGCTCAAACTTTTAATCAACCACTAAACTGGGACGTAAGTAATGTGGAAGATATGTCTCAAACTTTTCAAGGTACCAGGCTTTTTAATCAGCCACTAAATTCATGGGATGTTAGTAATGTTGTTAGAATGGACTATATGTTCTCTAGTGCTGTATTATTTAATCAACCTCTCAATACCTGGAATGTCTCCTCTGTAACCAATATGCGTAGCATGTTTAATAGTGCTGCGGTTTTTAATCAAAATATAAATAGTTGGAATGTAACAAATGTGCTTAGCATGGAATCTATGTTCGAAAGCGCTGTGTTATTTGATGAGCCACTAAATATGTGGGAAGTTAATTCCGTTGTCAATATGGCATCTATGTTTGAAAGTGCTCAAGTATTTAACCAACCCATCGGAAGTTGGGATGTTAGTGCGGTTGCAAATATGTCTTCAATGTTTAAAGATGCTCAGGTATTCAATCAACCCTTAGCTAATTGGAACGTAAGTTCTGTCACTTTAATGCCATTTATGTTTGAAGATGCTCGGGAATTTAATAGGGTTATAAATAATTGGGATGTAAGCTCAGTAACTAATATGGAAGCTATGTTTAGAAATGCTGACATATTTAATGAGCCTTTAAATAATTGGGATACACGAGAATCATTAACCACTGCTTCCATGTTTCAAGGTGCAACGGTATTTAATCAAAATATAGATACATGGGAGACATCTTTTGTAAGAACAATGGAAGCCATGTTCAATGATGCGATTGCATACGACCAACCTATGAATTCTTGGAATGTTGCCTCCGTAACTACTATGGAAGATATGTTCAAAAACGCAGCTTCTTTCAATTCTGATATTAGTGCATGGAACGTTAGAGGTGTTACTACTATGGAAGAAATGTTTAGTAATGCTACTGCTTTTAATCAAAATCTGAACAACTGGCGTGTCTCCGGCGTAAACAATATGGATTATATGTTTAGAGAAGCGTTTGCATATAACCAACCCATGGATTTATGGAATTTAGGAAACCTAAGTATGCGTTCTACTTTTTATAATGCAACTGCCCTAAATCAGTATTTGGGAGATTGGGATGTAACCGGTGTTTCTAATATGAGTGATATCTTAGATAATACTGCCTTAATAAGAGAAAACTATGACAATACTTTAATTGCATGGTCAGAACAAAACTTAACTCCTGGTATTACTATTGGTGTACAAGATTTACCCTATTGCAGTGCTCAAGAAGAAAGACAATCTATGATAGATAATTTTGGTTGGACTTTTGACCAAGATGTTCGTGACTGTCCTATTCCAGAATGTACACAACTGGCCTCTCCTTTAAATGGAGATACTGATATTCCAGTAAATACAAATATTACTTGGGATGCTGCTCTTTTTGCACAAGGTTATCGATTAACCGTTGGAACATCTTCTGGTGGAAATGATATTGTTGACAACGCAACAATCACAAATGAAACATCATATGAATTTGCTGCTGACTTCAATACTGGAGATACGGTTTTTGTAACGATTATCCCTTTTAATGATGAAGGAGACGCTATAGGGCCATGTACGGAAGAAAGCTTTACCATCTCGAATACCGCAGCAACTATACCAGAATGTACGATCTTAACAGCACCTTTACATGGTGCCACTGATGTTGCAGTTACTACAGACTTAAGCTGGAATCCTATTTCTAATGCCGATGCGTTTAAAATAACTGTAGGTACTTCTAGTGGTGCAAATGATATACTTGATGCAGAAGATGTAGGTAACGTTAATACCTTTGATTTTACTTCAGACTTACCAGAAGACAGCGACATATTTGTTACTATAGTCCCTTATAATGATGAAGGAGACGCAGCAAGCTGTACCGAAGAAATTTTCCATACCGAAATAATACCGGTACCACCAACTTGTACTAATTTAACTACCCCTATTAATAGAGCAACTGACGTACCTATTGATACACAATTAAGTTGGGCAGCAGTAACTAACGCCACCGGATACCTAGTAGTTGTGGGTACAACTTCTGGCGGTATTGAAGTTGTGAATAATGCAGATGTAATTGGAGCTACCACTTATGACATTCCAGGAGATTTACAAGAAAGTAGATTACATTATGTAACTATTATCCCTTACAATGACGAGGGTGATGCTACTGGTTGTATAGAGGAAACCTTTACAACAGGTGATTCTACTAGTCCGCCATCATGCGGAATTTTAAGTGCCCCTGTTGATGGTGCCACTCAAGTTGCCTTAGACACTAACTTAAGCTGGAACGGGTCGGATTCTGCAGATGGCTATAGACTTACTGTAGGTACTACATCTGGTGGTTCAGATATATTTACAGATGACCTTGGAGATGTAACTACATATGACCTCGCAAGCGACCTTCCTGAAAATGAAACTATATTCGTTTCTATTATTGCCTATAACATAAATGGATCTTCTTCAGGTTGCGCTGAATATACGTTTGAAACAGCAGGGCCACCAGAATGTACAACGCTTATAAGTCCTTCAAATAATGATAACGATATTGCCGTGGATACTTCAATTGAATGGAATGCGGTTGCTAATGCCGACGGGTATAAAGTAACAGTAATCGGAAGCAATAGTACAGCAAATAACATGACCGATTTTGAAGTGACTTCTGGCACTACATTTGATTTCGCTAACGATTTTATACAAGGCGAAACGGTTACTGTAACCATAATACCTTTTAATGGAAGTGTAAATGCTAATGGTTGTATTAATGAATCTTTTACTATTGAAACAGCTGTTGGACCAACAACACCTGCATGTACAACATTAACAAACCCTTTTAATGGCGCTACCGATGTGGCCATAGGAACCACACAAATGACATGGGATAACGTAACCGATGCTACAGGGTATAGAATTACTGTTTCTGGCACTGCTAATAATAACGTAACTGATCTAGAGGTTACTACCAACAGCTACAACTTTACAAATACTTTTGTAAATGATGAAACAGCTATAGTAACCATAATACCTTTTAATGGAAGTGTAAATGCTAATGGTTGTATTAATGAATCTTTTACTATTGAAACAGCTGCTGTACCAACAACACCTACATGTACAACTTTAACAAGCCCTTTGAATGGCGCTACCGATGTGGCTTTAAGTACCACTCAAATGACTTGGAATAACATGACCGATGCCACAGGATATAGAATTACTATTTCTGGCACTGCTAATAATAACGTAACCGATGTAGAGGTTACATCCAACAGCTACAACTTTCCAAATGCTTTTGTAAATGATGAAACAGCTATAGTAACCATAATACCTTTTAATGGAAGTGTAGATGCTAATGGATGTTCTAATGAATCTTTTACTATTGAAACAGCTGTTAGACCAACAACACCTGCATGTACAACATTAACAAGCCCTTTAAACGGCGCTACCGATGTGGCTGTAAATCCTGCTTATATTTCATGGAGAGCTATTAATAACGCCGATGGCTATTTATTAACTGTAGGAACTACTCCCAGAGGTAACAATATATTAGATAGACAAGATGTTGGTTTACTTACTGAATATTCTTTTTTACAAGATTTTCCAAATAAGTCTACAATTTACGTTACAATTATTTCATATAATTCACAAGGAGATTCTGGTATATGCGAAGAAGAAACTTTCACTACTATTGGAGAAGAAATTGTGGATGAAACCAAATATGGATTCTCACCAAATAGCGATGGTATAAACGATTATTGGCATATTGATCATATTGAAGAATACCCAACCAATATCGTAACCATTTATAATAGATGGGGTGATACTGTGTTCAAAATTGAAAATTATGATAATATCTCGAATGTATTCCGAGGAAATGCAAACCAAAAAACTAAAATGGGTGCTGGTCGATTACCTTCTGGGACTTACTTCTTTAATATTCAAATAGATGGTGAATCCATTCTTAAAAAAACCAAAGGATACGTAATACTAAAGCGCTAA
- a CDS encoding PorP/SprF family type IX secretion system membrane protein: MKIFNCFGTLALGVLLSLLSYNSIFAQQTPTFSEYNYNPFIINSAYAGLTPGTEISISNSGYFNQFDGSPRSFSFSGHGAINRGKVGLGAGILRDQIGVTTSTQFFGAYSYKIFFDFESNRPYWQHYSPGVLSFGITAGIQQYQDNLMSLGIMGDSNFSENINATIPTMGLGFLFNHSSFYVGFSTPNILGDTLASDDNLNLENPYYGYFGYRFFNDRFQEIMIKPNMLLKYENGAPLEADINLAVSFKNKFEIGTGYRTSSSLNFLAGVFLFNNVRFIYNYNMSINDSPLGNTHGFILSYQFGDGYTID; the protein is encoded by the coding sequence ATGAAGATTTTTAACTGTTTTGGCACGCTAGCACTAGGTGTTCTGCTGTCTTTATTATCATATAACTCAATATTCGCTCAACAAACACCCACGTTTTCTGAGTATAATTATAATCCGTTTATTATAAACTCGGCTTATGCTGGCTTAACACCAGGTACCGAAATTTCGATAAGCAACTCAGGCTATTTTAATCAGTTTGATGGTAGCCCTCGTAGTTTCTCCTTTAGTGGCCATGGTGCTATTAACCGTGGAAAAGTTGGTCTTGGAGCTGGAATACTTAGAGATCAAATTGGCGTAACTACATCTACTCAGTTTTTTGGTGCTTACTCTTATAAAATATTTTTTGATTTTGAAAGTAACCGACCTTACTGGCAGCACTATAGCCCTGGAGTTTTATCATTTGGCATCACTGCTGGCATACAACAATATCAAGATAATTTAATGTCATTAGGTATTATGGGTGATTCTAATTTTTCTGAAAATATAAATGCAACTATACCAACAATGGGGTTAGGCTTTTTGTTTAACCATTCTTCTTTCTATGTAGGGTTTTCCACGCCTAATATACTAGGAGATACTTTAGCTTCTGATGACAATTTAAATTTAGAAAATCCGTATTATGGCTATTTCGGTTATCGATTTTTTAATGATAGATTTCAAGAGATAATGATTAAACCTAATATGCTTTTAAAATATGAGAATGGAGCACCGTTAGAAGCTGATATTAATTTAGCTGTTAGCTTTAAAAATAAATTTGAAATTGGAACCGGATACAGAACGAGCTCTTCGCTAAATTTTTTAGCAGGAGTATTTTTGTTTAATAATGTACGTTTTATATATAATTATAATATGTCTATTAACGATTCGCCTTTAGGAAATACACACGGTTTTATTCTCAGTTATCAATTTGGTGATGGTTATACAATTGATTAA
- a CDS encoding toxin-antitoxin system YwqK family antitoxin encodes MKIKLSILLLFLVFQSCNIQNKPDKDSGLHISVSKEINEFKDYFENGNLKIIGQFTDNKKTGKWTYYYDNGKIWKVENYVNGVFEGEWKAYHTNGQLYFGGNHLNNNKEGIWKHYLKDGTLKYLRIYNAKGAHGEWKSYYDSGELYVIENFVNGKEDGKWTTYYKNGKINQTGIMKDGKKIGDWKIYNDKGKLLRIIAH; translated from the coding sequence ATGAAAATTAAACTTTCTATATTACTACTATTTTTGGTGTTTCAATCTTGTAATATACAAAATAAACCCGACAAAGATTCTGGTTTACATATTTCTGTTTCAAAAGAAATAAATGAATTCAAAGACTATTTCGAAAATGGTAATTTAAAAATTATAGGCCAGTTTACTGACAATAAAAAAACTGGAAAATGGACTTACTATTATGATAATGGAAAAATATGGAAAGTTGAAAATTATGTAAATGGGGTTTTTGAAGGAGAATGGAAAGCTTACCACACTAATGGGCAACTATATTTTGGCGGCAATCATTTAAATAACAATAAAGAAGGTATTTGGAAACATTACTTAAAAGATGGCACTTTAAAGTATTTGAGAATCTACAATGCAAAAGGTGCTCATGGAGAATGGAAATCCTACTATGATTCTGGAGAATTATACGTCATTGAAAACTTTGTGAATGGAAAAGAAGACGGAAAATGGACTACTTATTATAAAAATGGAAAAATTAACCAAACTGGAATCATGAAAGATGGTAAAAAAATTGGTGATTGGAAAATTTACAATGATAAAGGTAAATTACTACGAATTATTGCTCATTAG
- a CDS encoding pseudouridine synthase: MGRSDSNNDNKASGREGGTFRKKSYARGNSPVKKNVAPKKPSDPNTLRLNRYVANSGVCSRREADIFISAGSVTVNGKAVIEMGYKVKLSDEVRFDGRLLNPIKKEYIVLNKPKDFVTASKDGRGNRSAMGLISNATKAKLLPVGKMDKASMGLLLFTNDGELSTRLNSPKNGLRKIYHVELTKPLLSTDFKRIKEGLMVEDSVVRIQDISYIDNAPKNQVGIEIFSTRNNIVRRIFEQLEYDIVKLDLVVYAGLTKKDLPRGHWRPLTEQEVINLGMIK, from the coding sequence ATGGGTAGGTCAGATTCCAACAATGATAATAAGGCTTCAGGAAGAGAAGGAGGAACATTTAGAAAGAAAAGTTACGCTAGAGGAAATTCTCCAGTTAAAAAAAATGTAGCTCCAAAAAAACCTTCTGATCCTAATACATTACGACTTAATCGTTACGTTGCAAATTCAGGTGTATGCTCTCGTAGAGAAGCAGATATTTTTATTTCAGCAGGTAGCGTTACTGTAAACGGTAAAGCAGTTATCGAAATGGGATATAAAGTTAAATTATCTGACGAGGTTCGTTTTGATGGTCGCTTGTTGAACCCAATTAAAAAAGAATATATTGTTTTAAATAAACCTAAAGACTTTGTTACCGCATCTAAAGATGGTAGAGGTAACCGTAGTGCAATGGGTTTAATATCAAATGCTACAAAAGCGAAATTATTACCTGTTGGTAAAATGGACAAGGCTTCAATGGGGCTTTTGTTATTTACTAATGATGGTGAATTATCTACACGTTTAAATAGTCCTAAAAACGGATTGCGTAAAATTTACCATGTTGAGCTTACAAAACCATTATTAAGTACCGATTTTAAGAGAATCAAAGAAGGCTTAATGGTAGAAGATAGTGTGGTTCGAATTCAAGATATCAGCTACATAGATAATGCGCCTAAAAATCAAGTTGGTATAGAAATTTTTAGTACTAGAAATAATATCGTACGTAGAATTTTTGAGCAATTAGAGTATGATATCGTAAAGCTTGATTTAGTAGTTTATGCAGGGTTAACTAAAAAAGATTTACCACGTGGGCATTGGCGTCCACTTACTGAGCAAGAAGTAATAAATCTAGGAATGATAAAATAG
- a CDS encoding geranylgeranylglycerol-phosphate geranylgeranyltransferase codes for MLNRKNKLLLLKLLSLFSVVRGYNILVIILAQYLASIYILSPNLPLRQVVFDINLFLIVLASALVIAAGYIINNFYDREKDLINKPHKTMLDRLVSQNFKLTTYFILNFSATFVASYVSFKAVLFFASYIFGIWIYSHKFKKIPFIGNFVSATLAIAPFFVVFVYYKNFQTVIFVHAMFLFLIILAREMIKDLENIAGDISQDYKTIPILYGENISKTIIGMLFLLTLIPSMLLIFKFDVGYMYSYFIACVILLLLCLVLLLRSDSKKHYILLHNILKFIIIAGVFSILLINVDLVLNRIL; via the coding sequence ATGCTTAATAGAAAAAATAAGCTCCTACTTTTAAAGTTATTGAGTTTGTTTTCAGTTGTTAGAGGCTATAACATTTTAGTTATTATACTTGCTCAATACTTAGCATCTATCTATATATTATCTCCTAATTTACCGCTAAGGCAGGTTGTTTTTGATATTAATTTATTTCTTATTGTATTAGCTTCAGCACTAGTAATTGCTGCAGGTTATATTATTAATAATTTTTACGACCGAGAAAAAGATCTGATTAATAAGCCACACAAGACTATGTTAGATAGGCTTGTGAGTCAGAACTTTAAATTAACAACATATTTTATTCTTAATTTTTCAGCAACATTTGTTGCTAGCTATGTTTCATTCAAGGCAGTGCTATTTTTTGCATCTTATATTTTTGGAATTTGGATTTACTCACATAAGTTTAAAAAAATACCTTTTATTGGTAATTTCGTGTCTGCCACGTTAGCTATAGCACCATTCTTTGTCGTTTTTGTATACTATAAAAATTTTCAAACAGTAATTTTTGTTCACGCTATGTTCTTGTTTTTAATCATATTAGCGCGCGAAATGATTAAAGACTTAGAAAACATTGCAGGAGATATTAGTCAAGATTATAAAACAATTCCCATTCTATATGGAGAGAATATTTCAAAAACAATTATCGGCATGTTGTTTCTTTTGACCTTAATTCCTTCCATGTTATTAATTTTTAAATTTGATGTGGGGTACATGTATAGCTATTTTATAGCTTGTGTTATTTTACTACTCCTATGCCTTGTTCTTTTATTGCGTTCAGACTCTAAAAAACATTATATCTTATTACATAATATTCTAAAGTTTATCATTATCGCAGGGGTTTTTAGTATCTTGTTGATCAATGTAGATCTGGTATTAAATAGAATTTTATAG